Proteins from a genomic interval of Pseudoalteromonas sp. MEBiC 03607:
- a CDS encoding prepilin-type N-terminal cleavage/methylation domain-containing protein yields the protein MMKRGKGFSLVELMVALAAGAFLLAGVSLSYSAIKSTIAVSKELENAQEVIRFTSKVFTRSIKQTQLTPIVSADNSTITITQPSGVIACDGSITTSQVTEIYRLNGNDLLCSLNGAVAERLLTGIEALSFSLSGDLVTISVKPRDLPTQFGQGINIDIALTNAILLKAYGNSRV from the coding sequence ATGATGAAGCGTGGTAAGGGTTTTAGTTTAGTTGAGCTGATGGTTGCACTTGCAGCAGGGGCATTTTTACTTGCAGGCGTGAGTTTATCTTATTCGGCTATTAAAAGTACGATTGCGGTAAGTAAAGAACTTGAAAACGCCCAAGAAGTGATTCGCTTCACAAGTAAAGTGTTCACCCGAAGTATAAAACAAACGCAATTAACGCCAATCGTTAGTGCAGATAACAGCACGATCACAATTACGCAGCCAAGTGGCGTTATTGCCTGTGATGGCTCTATTACCACGTCTCAAGTGACAGAAATCTATCGTTTAAATGGCAACGACTTATTATGCTCGTTAAATGGTGCGGTTGCCGAACGCTTACTAACTGGTATTGAAGCATTATCGTTTAGTTTATCTGGTGACTTGGTCACGATAAGTGTCAAACCACGGGATTTACCAACTCAATTTGGTCAAGGTATCAACATCGATATTGCCTTAACGAACGCAATTTTACTCAAAGCATATGGGAATAGTCGTGTTTAA